Proteins from one Pleuronectes platessa chromosome 16, fPlePla1.1, whole genome shotgun sequence genomic window:
- the crebbpb gene encoding CREB binding protein b isoform X3 — protein MADNLLDVGPPTAKRPKLNSPLSGSDGPDLVSLFDLENNLPDELIPNGDLGMGMSSNGGPGGGGPSLNSIVPDAAAKHKQLSELLRPGSSSILGASPQQGGMVGSQLGAVLGKGPLGQGSPNHQSPQGQKGVAGQGNGTTAMGFNQAMLNSGQGHGVMSQTGQVMNGALGPAGRGRMQYQGQGLQGAQVGAGPGVGGSVLAETLTQGGPQLGAHNVLNAQQAANMKMGMSGAPFGQQYGQAGVQQMGATGVNAQQLQNKTALSNNLPQFPAELKGVGSLPNMSQMQQVASVGMGPGAGGSAGPTADPEKRKLIQQQLVLLLHAHKCQRREQANGEVRACTLPHCRTMKNVLNHMTHCQAGKSCQVAHCASSRQIISHWKNCTKHDCPVCLPLKNASDKRNQQPMLNSPGASLQNAISTVGPGQPSATAINSAATHIDPSSMQRAYAALGLPYGNQSPAQVPGQGPSQQNPQGPQHQQLRNMNALGTNQMNQMAGGMGVPSSDQTGMHSDSSLPSSLNNQLMPDGSVVGGMGNLPAATPLSASGIRKAWHEHVTQDLRTHLVHKLVQAIFPTPDPAALKDRRMENLVAYARKVEGDMYESANSRDEYYHFLAEKIYKIQKELEEKRRSRLQKQPGMSGTGGLPQPGMGQPNTMGPGQAVRPPNGPVPMPNMPNQMMNRMQVPQGINQFNPMAMQNAQMSQAPMGARAPSPMNHPQQMNMSSVPPMGMSPSRMPQTQGMMGGHANNMVAPQANQSQFLPQGQFSAAAGGGMNVNVGLSQPITQAAVTQKPQNSNLPLNALGSLGPQLPCGPAAQPTRGATPPHNPSAGLQQQQQQQQQQQQQQQQQQQQQQQQQQLHQHQSQVLSQPSTPASTGGPSRTPTHIPSIPGPPSVMGTPPTLSQPPTPLQPLSEAPSQMQQPTSVKAQHPSTPAAASIDNRVATPGSVAELSSQKAMSDMSGTEAKPEVKDEEDDNTSGKKQTSIKMEPDDETKPLAVKKEEPEAVESKQEPMETEEKKPVIKAEPKEEEEGGANSTSAASTAQNRKKIFKPEELRQALMPTLEALYRQDPESLPFRQPVDPMLLGIPDYHDIVKTPIDLSTIKRKLDTGQYQEPWQYVDDVWLMFNNAWLYNRKTSRVYKYCTKLAEVFEAEIDPVMQGLGYCCGRKYEFSPQTLCCYGKQLCTISRDGTYFSYQNRYHFCEKCFNEIQGNSVTLGDDPAQQQTKILKDQFEKKKNDMLDSEPFIECKDCGRKMHQICVLHHDLIWPTGFICDNCLKKSNKTRKENKFAARRLQSTRLGTYIEDRVNKYLKRQNHPEAGEVFVRVVASSDKNVEIKPGMKSRFVDSGEMVETFPYRTKALFAFEEIDGVDVCFFGMHVQEYGSECPFPNTRRVYISYLDSIHFFKPRLLRTAVYHEILIGYLEYVKRLGYVMGHIWACPPSEGDDYIFHCHPLDQKIPKPKRLQEWYRKMLDKAFAERILHDYKDIFKQATDDRLTSAYELPYFEGDFWPNVLEESIKELEQEEEERKKEENTASCETPEGTPTDSKNAKKKNNKKANKNKSSVSRANKKKPGMPNVANDLSQKLYASMEKHKEVFFVIHLHAGPVINTLPPIMDPDPLLTCDLMDGRDAFLTLARDKHWEFSSLRRCKWSTMCMLVELHNQGQDRFVYTCNECKHHVETRWHCTVCEDYDLCINCYNIKGHEHQMVKWGLGLDDDSNSQGGEASKSPQESRRLSIQRCIQSLVHACQCRNANCSLPSCQKMKRVVQHTKGCKRKTNGGCPVCKQLIALCCYHAKHCQENKCPVPFCLNIKHKLRQQQLQHRLHQAQMMRRRMATMAGRGMPLPSPPTSAAPDTPNPVQQPNTPQTPQPMPNQPQQHQPPNPANIAQVFPNNGRISQPPTPVPQGKPGPQSSPLHQQQSPLPNMPHQQQPQPLPPPPQQQQQQQQQQQQQLAALKVAKQIEMVAKAKQHQQQNYAMNGMPMNHPRMMVQGQMQGQMQGQMQGQMQGQMQGQMQMMQGPRGPQVMQAMQQGQWGPGMQNPMQNPQGHPPQVPPQQGPMAPQQAQGSPMPQQGQLMQRPIMPQQQGLQMPGVMPPQGPSQQGMTPQQQNMPRVMPGNIAPSALQDLLRTLKSPSSPQQQQQVLNILKSNPQLMAAFIKQRTAKYQANQPQQQMQQNPQAMLGSQAGMQAMAAMANQVQRPGMAPQQQPPQQVGPQSMAPMGPQGQMMNAAQNGNPQLYRRQQLLRMQQMQQQQQQQAQQQAAQQQQQGGMPQSHSQFPQQQPGPASYSQIRMQQQMAMQGGGGPMGQLPPTSQMGQPGMGMDGSQNLLQQRMLQQQQQMLKQQMGSPGQANSMSPQSHMLQGQAQGGAHLPGQAMANSLGNQVRSPAPVQSPRPPSQQPPHSSPSPRIQPQPSPQHGALHSSSPHPSLGGPMSGSMDQGHMGTPEQSAMLPQLNTPNRGGLSNDMGMVGDTTGDTLEKFVEGL, from the exons atcttgtgtctctgtttgaccTGGAAAACAACCTTCCAGACGAACTCATTCCTAATGGAGACTTGGGGATGGGGATGTCCTCCAACGGGGGCCCAGGTGGAGGGGGTCCTAGTCTCAACTCCATCGTTCCAGATGCAGCCGCAAAACACAAGCAGCTGTCTGAGCTTCTGCGACCGGGAAGTTCTTCTATCTTGGGAGCCAGCCCCCAACAGGGAGGCATGGTGGGAAGTCAGCTTGGCGCTGTACTTGGAAAAGGTccactggggcagggctccccCAATCACCAGTCTCCCCAGGGCCAGAAAGGAGTTGCTGGACAAGGCAATGGAACCACAGCCATGGGCTTCAATCAGGCCATGTTGAACAGTGGGCAGGGTCACGGGGTCATGAGCCAGACTGGACAGGTGATGAACGGGGCTCTGGGACCAGCAGGCCGGGGAAGAATGCAGTACCAAGGCCAGGGTCTGCAGGGGGCACAAGTGGGTGCTGGACCCGGTGTTGGAGGCAGTGTGCTGGCAGAGACCCTCACTCAAGGAGGGCCACAGTTGGGAGCACACAACGTGTTGAATGCTCAGCAAGCAGCAAACATGAAG ATGGGGATGTCGGGGGCTCCATTTGGCCAGCAGTATGGTCAGGCTGGAGTGCAGCAGATGGGGGCAACAGGGGTCAACGCCCAACAACTCCAGAACAAGACGGCCCTTTCAAACAACCTGCCTCAATTCCCTGCTGAGCTGAAGGGAGTTGGGAGTTTGCCAAACATG TCTCAGATGCAGCAGGTAGCGTCGGTGGGCATGGGCCCTGGGGCTGGAGGGTCAGCAGGCCCGACGGCCGACCCCGAGAAGCGCAAACTCATTCAGCAGCAGCTGGTCCTGCTGCTCCACGCACATAAGTGCCAGCGGCGGGAGCAGGCAAACGGGGAGGTGAGGGCCTGCACTTTGCCCCACTGCCGCACCATGAAGAACGTCCTCAACCACATGACCCACTGCCAGGCTGGCAAGTCCTGCCAGG TGGCCCACTGTGCATCATCCAGACAGATCATCTCCCACTGGAAGAACTGTACGAAGCACGACTGCCCGGTCTGCCTTCCTTTGAAAAACGCAAGTGACAAGAGGAACCAGCAGC CCATGCTAAATTCACCTGGAGCTAGCCTGCAGAATGCCATCAGCACAGTTGGACCTGGCCAGCCTAGCGCCACAGCCATCAACAGTGCTGCCACGCACATTGACCCCAGCTCCATGCAGAGGGCCTATGCTGCCCTGGGCCTGCCGTATGGGAACCAGTCCCCTGCTCAGGTCCCAGGACAGGGTCCATCTCAACAAAACCCGCAGGgtccccagcaccagcagctgcGAAATATGAACGCACTAG GCACTAATCAGATGAACCAGATGGCAGGAGGCATGGGTGTCCCCTCTTCAGACCAGACTGGCATGCACTCCGACTCCTCTCTGCCCTCTTCACTCAACAA tcAGCTGATGCCAGATGGGTCAGTAGTAGGAGGCATGGGAAACCTGCCCGCTGCCACCCCTCTCTCTGCTTCGGGGATAAGGAAGGCCTGGCATGAACACGTCACTCAGGACCTGCGCACCCACCTGGTGCACAAACT agtaCAAGCCATATTCCCGACCCCCGACCCTGCAGCACTGAAAGACCGACGGATGGAGAACCTGGTGGCTTATGCACGCAAGGTTGAGGGTGACATGTATGAGTCGGCTAACAGCAGG GACGAGTATTACCACTTCCTGGCAGAAAAAATTTACAAGAtccagaaggagctggaggagaagaggcgCTCACGGCTCCAGAAACAGCCCGGCATGTCGGGCACAGGTGGGCTTCCACAGCCTGGTATGGGTCAGCCCAACACCATGGGACCAGGACAGGCTGTCCGACCTCCCA ATGGACCTGTGCCTATGCCCAACATGCCCAATCAGATGATGAATCGAATGCAGGTGCCCCAAG gaatCAATCAATTTAACCCAATGGCAATGCAGAATGCGCAGATGTCTCAGGCACCCATGGGAGCACGTGCTCCCTCCCCCATGAACCATCCTCAGCAGATGAACATGAGCTCCGTCCCCCCG ATGGGCATGTCCCCATCAAGGATGCCTCAGACACAAGGAATGATGGGTGGTCATGCGAATAACATGGTTGCACCGCAAGCCAACCAGAGCCAGTTCCTGCCACAGGGCCAGttttctgcagctgcaggtggaggaatGAATGTGAATGTAGGTTTGAGCCAGCCTATAACACAGGCTGCTGTCACTCAG AAGCCTCAGAACTCTAACCTCCCTCTGAATGCACTGGGCTCCCTTGGCCCGCAGCTGCCCTGTGGCCCTGCAGCCCAGCCCACCAGGGGTGCAACTCCTCCACATAATCCTTCTGCcggcctgcagcagcagcaacagcaacagcagcagcaacagcagcagcagcagcagcaacagcaacaacagcagcagcagcagcagttgcaCCAACACCAATCCCAGGTGCTATCCCAGCCCTCTACCCCTGCCTCCACGGGTGGGCCCTCCCGTACCCCAACCCACATACCCAGCATCCCTGGTCCCCCCTCAGTTATGGGCACACCCCCTACCCTATCCCAGCCGCCCACGCCCCTGCAGCCCCTATCTGAAGCCCCAAGCCAAATGCAGCAGCCCACCTCAGTGAAGGCACAGCACCCCAGTACACCG GCAGCAGCCAGTATAGATAACCGAGTAGCCACCCCAGGCTCTGTGGCTGAGCTGAGCTCCCAGAAGGCCATGTCTGACATGAGCGGCACCGAAGCCAAACCTGAAgtaaaagatgaagaagatgacaACACCTCTGGGAAGAAGCAGACTAGTATAAAAATGGAG CCGGATGATGAAACCAAACCCCTAGcggtgaagaaggaggagccaGAGGCAGTAGAGTCAAAGCAGGAACCAATGGAAACTGAGGAGAAGAAGCCGGTGATAAAGGCAGAAcccaaagaagaggaggaaggcgGGGCCAACAGCACGTCAGCCGCCTCCACCGCTCAGAACCGCAAAAAAA TTTTCAAGCCAGAGGAGCTGAGACAAGCCCTAATGCCGACACTGGAGGCCCTCTACAGGCAGGATCCAGAGTCGCTGCCCTTCAGACAACCTGTAGACCCCATGCTACTGGGCATCCCT GACTACCATGACATTGTGAAGACTCCCATCGACTTATCCACTATCAAGCGTAAGCTGGACACCGGTCAGTACCAGGAGCCTTGGCAGTATGTGGACGACGTGTGGCTCATGTTCAACAATGCCTGGTTGTACAACCGTAAGACATCCCGTGTTTACAAGTACTGCACCAAACTGGCAGAAGTGTTTGAGGCCGAGATTGACCCCGTCATGCAGGGCCTGGGCTACTGCTGTGGCCGGAAG TACGAGTTCTCACCCCAGACGCTGTGCTGCTATGGCAAACAGTTGTGTACCATCTCCAGGGATGGCACCTACTTCAGCTACCAGAACAG GTATCACTTCTGTGAAAAGTGCTTCAATGAGATCCAGGGCAACAGTGTGACGCTTGGAGACGACCCGGCACAGCAACAGAC CAAGATATTGAAAGACCagtttgaaaagaagaaaaacgacATGTTGGACTCTGAGCC GTTCATTGAATGTAAAGACTGTGGACGAAAGATGCATCAGATCTGCGTGCTGCACCATGACCTCATTTGGCCAACAGG TTTTATCTGTGACAACTGTCTAAAGAAGTCCAATAAAACAAGAAAGGAAAACAAGTTTGCAGCAAGAA GATTGCAGTCCACGAGGCTGGGAACCTACATTGAGGACAGAGTTAATAAGTACTTGAAAAGGCAGAACCACCCAGAGGCCGGGGAAGTGTTTGTGCGAGTGGTGGCCAGCTCTGACAAAAATGTGGAGATTAAGCCTGGCATGAAGTCTAG GTTTGTAGACTCAGGCGAGATGGTGGAGACTTTCCCTTACAGAACCAAAGCACTTTTTGCATTTGAGGAAATAGACGGGGTGGACGTTTGTTTCTTCGGCATGCACGTCCAGGAGTACGGCTCAGAATGCCCCTTTCCAAATACCAG ACGGGTTTACATATCATACCTTGATAGTATTCACTTCTTCAAACCACGGTTGCTAAGGACTGCAGTGTACCATGAGATCTTAATAGGCTACCTGGAGTATGTGAAGAGACTGGG GTATGTGATGGGTCACATTTGGGCCTGCCCACCCAGCGAGGGAGATGACTACATTTTCCACTGTCACCCCCTGGACCAGAAGATCCCTAAACCCAAGAGGCTTCAAGAGTGGTACAGAAAGATGCTGGACAAGGCGTTCGCTGAGAGGATCCTGCACGATTACAAG gaCATTTTCAAACAGGCAACAGACGATAGACTGACCAGTGCCTACGAGTTGCCGTATTTTGAGGGTGACTTCTGGCCTAATGTTCTTGAGGAGAGCATCAAGGAGCtggagcaagaggaggaggagaggaagaaggaggagaacacTGCCTCCTGTGAGACACCCGAG GGAACCCCGACTGACAGCAAGAATGCCAAAAAGAAGAACAACAAGAAAGCCAACAAAAACAAGAGCAGCGTCAGCCGAGCCAATAAGAAGAAGCCTGGGATGCCTAATGTAGCTAATGATCTGTCCCAGAAGCTCTACGCCTCGATGGAGAAACACAAGGAG GTATTTTTTGTCATCCACCTCCATGCTGGGCCAGTCATCAACACCCTGCCGCCCATAATGGACCCCGACCCTCTGTTGACCTGTGACCTAATGGATGGCCGTGATGCCTTTCTGACTTTAGCCAGGGACAAGCACTGGGAGTTCAGTTCTCTGCGGAGATGCAAATGGAGTACAATGTGCATGTTGGTGGAGCTGCATAACCAGGGCCAGGACCGCTTTGTGTACACCTGCAATGAATGCAAGCACCACGTGGAGACTCGCTGGCACTGCACCGTCTGCGAG GACTACGACCTATGCATTAACTGCTACAACATTAAGGGCCATGAGCACCAGATGGTGAAGTGGGGCTTGGGTTTAGACGACGACAGCAACAGTCAGGGTGGAGAGGCCTCCAAGAGCCCGCAGGAGAGCCGGCGTCTCAGCATCCAGCGCTGCATCCAGTCCCTGGTCCATGCCTGTCAATGCCGCAATGCAAACTGCTCTCTGCCTTCATGCCAGAAGATGAAGAGGGTGGTTCAACACACCAAGGGCTGCAAGCGCAAGACAAATGGTGGCTGCCCTGTCTGCAAGCAGCTCATCGCTTTATGTTGTTATCACGCCAAGCACTGTCAGGAGAACAAGTGTCCTGTTCCCTTCTGTCTCAACATCAAGCACAAACTCcgtcagcagcagctgcagcatagGCTCCATCAGGCTCAAATGATGCGCCGCAGAATGGCCACAATGGCTGGAAGGGGTATGCCCTTGCCATCTCCACCTACCTCAGCAGCCCCCGATACACCAAACCCTGTTCAGCAGCCTAATACGCCCCAGACGCCTCAGCCCATGCCCAACCAGCCCCAACAGCATCAGCCACCAAACCCTGCCAATATTGCCCAAGTATTTCCCAACAACGGCCGCATCAGCCAGCCCCCAACACCAGTCCCACAGGGCAAACCAGGACCCCAGTCATCGCCTCTGCATCAGCAGCAGTCACCTCTGCCTAACATGCCACACCAACAGCAGCCTCAGcctctgccgccgccgccgcagcagcagcagcagcagcagcagcagcagcagcagcagctggcagCCCTGAAGGTGGCCAAACAGATCGAGATGGTAGCCAAGGCAAAgcaacatcagcagcagaatTATGCCATGAATGGGATGCCCATGAACCACCCACGAATGATGGTGCAGGGCCAGATGCAGGGCCAGATGCAGGGCCAGATGCAGGGCCAGATGCAGGGCCAGATGCAGGGCCAGATGCAGATGATGCAGGGTCCGCGGGGCCCTCAGGTGATGCAGGCTATGCAGCAGGGCCAGTGGGGTCCAGGCATGCAGAACCCCATGCAGAATCCCCAGGGTCATCCGCCACAGGTCCCTCCTCAACAAGGCCCCATGGCCCCTCAGCAGGCTCAGGGATCTCCCATGCCCCAACAGGGCCAGCTCATGCAGAGACCCATAATGCCTCAGCAACAGGGTCTCCAGATGCCTGGGGTCATGCCTCCCCAGGGGCCCTCACAGCAGGGCATGACACCACAGCAGCAAAACATGCCACGGGTGATGCCTGGAAACATTGCTCCGAGTGCCCTACAGGACTTGCTGCGAACCCTCAAATCTCCCAGCTCccctcagcagcaacagcaggttCTCAACATCCTCAAGTCTAACCCCCAACTCATGGCCGCCTTTATTAAACAGAGGACAGCGAAGTACCAGGCCaaccagccacagcagcagatgcagcagAACCCTCAGGCCATGCTGGGGTCTCAGGCAGGAATGCAGGCCATGGCAGCCATGGCAAACCAGGTGCAGAGGCCAGGGATGGCaccccagcagcagcctcctcagcAAGTAGGGCCCCAGAGCATGGCACCCATGGGCCCCCAAGGCCAGATGATGAACGCTGCTCAAAATGGCAATCCCCAGCTGTACCGTAGACAACAGCTGCTCCGGAtgcagcagatgcagcagcagcagcagcagcaggcgcaGCAGCAGgcggcgcagcagcagcagcagggaggaaTGCCTCAGAGCCATAGTCAGTTCCCTCAGCAGCAGCCAGGGCCAGCCAGCTACTCCCAGATTCGTATGCAGCAGCAAATGGCTATGCAAGGAGGTGGGGGCCCCATGGGCCAGCTCCCTCCCACATCCCAAATGGGCCAACCTGGCATGGGCATGGATGGGTCTCAGAATCTCCTCCAGCAGCGCATGcttcaacagcaacagcagatgTTGAAGCAGCAGATGGGCTCTCCGGGGCAGGCCAACTCGATGAGTCCTCAATCACACATGCTCCAAGGCCAAGCCCAGGGAGGAGCTCATCTACCTGGCCAGGCAATGGCAAACTCTTTAGGAAACCAAGTCCGCTCCCCAGCCCCAGTGCAGTCGCCCCGTCCACCTTCGCAGCAGCCCCCGCATTCCAGTCCCTCCCCACGAATACAGCCGCAGCCTTCGCCCCAGCACGGCGCCCTCCACTCCAGTTCTCCTCACCCCAGCCTCGGAGGCCCCATGTCAGGCTCCATGGACCAGGGACACATGGGAACGCCGGAGCAGAGTGCCATGCTGCCGCAGCTTAACACACCAAATCGAGGGGGGTTAAGTAATGACATGGGTATGGTGGGTGACACGACGGGAGACACGTTGGAGAAATTTGTTGAAGGATTGTAG